In Silene latifolia isolate original U9 population chromosome 3, ASM4854445v1, whole genome shotgun sequence, a single window of DNA contains:
- the LOC141647261 gene encoding histone H4, giving the protein MSGRGKGGKGLGKGGAKRHRKVLRDNIQGITKPAIRRLARRGGVKRISGLIYEETRGVLKIFLENVIRDAVTYTEHARRKTVTAMDVVYALKRQGRTLYGFGG; this is encoded by the coding sequence ATGTCAGGCAGAGGAAAGGGAGGAAAGGGATTAGGAAAGGGAGGAGCGAAACGACACCGTAAAGTCCTCCGCGACAACATCCAGGGTATCACCAAACCAGCCATCCGCCGTCTAGCTCGCCGTGGTGGTGTCAAGCGTATCAGTGGTCTCATCTATGAGGAGACACGTGGCGTACTCAAGATCTTTCTAGAGAATGTCATCCGTGATGCTGTTACTTACACTGAGCACGCCAGGAGGAAGACTGTTACCGCCATGGATGTTGTCTATGCTTTGAAGAGGCAAGGAAGAACTCTCTATGGTTTTGGAGGTTAA